From Chryseobacterium salivictor, a single genomic window includes:
- a CDS encoding SDR family oxidoreductase: MNLYTQPMLKEGALKDKVAVVTGGGSGLGKAMTKYFLQLGAKVVITSRNLEKLQATAKELEDETGGKVLCVACDVRNWEEVEAMKDAAVKEFGQIDILLNNAAGNFISPTERLTHSAFDSILDIVLKGTKNCTLSIGKYWIDNKIPGTVLNIVTTYAWTGSAYVVPSACAKAGVLAMTRSLAVEWAKYRIRFNAIAPGPFPTKGAWDRLLPGNLQEKFDMRKKVPLRRVGEHQELANLAAYLVSDYSAYMNGEVVTIDGGEWLQGAGEFNMLEEIPQEMWDMLEAMIKAKKSN; encoded by the coding sequence ATGAACTTATACACTCAGCCGATGCTCAAAGAAGGGGCATTAAAAGATAAAGTAGCAGTCGTAACCGGCGGCGGAAGCGGACTTGGAAAAGCAATGACCAAATATTTCCTTCAGTTGGGAGCCAAGGTAGTAATCACTTCCCGGAATTTAGAAAAACTTCAGGCCACGGCAAAAGAACTTGAAGATGAAACCGGCGGAAAAGTTTTGTGTGTGGCGTGTGACGTCAGAAACTGGGAGGAGGTTGAAGCCATGAAAGATGCTGCTGTGAAAGAATTCGGGCAAATCGATATTCTTTTAAACAATGCAGCCGGAAATTTTATTTCACCTACCGAACGGTTAACGCACTCCGCATTTGATTCCATTTTGGATATTGTTTTAAAAGGAACAAAAAACTGCACCCTTTCCATCGGAAAATACTGGATCGATAACAAAATCCCGGGAACCGTTTTAAATATTGTCACCACTTATGCCTGGACAGGTTCTGCGTACGTTGTTCCGTCCGCTTGTGCAAAAGCCGGGGTTTTGGCTATGACCAGAAGTTTAGCGGTAGAATGGGCTAAATACAGAATCCGTTTCAATGCTATTGCACCGGGACCATTTCCAACCAAAGGCGCTTGGGATAGATTACTACCCGGAAACTTGCAGGAAAAATTCGATATGCGCAAAAAGGTTCCGTTGAGAAGAGTGGGCGAGCATCAGGAATTAGCGAATCTGGCGGCCTATCTGGTTTCAGATTATTCAGCTTATATGAATGGTGAGGTCGTAACCATCGATGGTGGCGAATGGTTGCAGGGAGCCGGAGAATTCAATATGCTCGAAGAAATTCCGCAGGAAATGTGGGATATGTTGGAGGCGATGATTAAAGCGAAGAAATCAAATTAG
- a CDS encoding acyltransferase, with protein MNLLYRIILKAEDIFKRLRDKAYIEICKSRGLKVGKDVIFIEAPKFGSEPYLIEIGDRTKITANCTFINHDGAMYVIRSMEKYRDARNFGRIKIGKNCFIGNNCTILPGVEMADNCILGAGSVLNSSTPPNSVFAGVPAKFICTVEEYGDKALKNNVIYARELENIRPNLDAYIKENLPHTYKPVK; from the coding sequence ATGAATTTACTCTACCGAATTATTCTAAAAGCTGAAGACATTTTTAAAAGACTTCGTGACAAAGCCTATATCGAAATCTGCAAATCCCGTGGATTGAAAGTCGGCAAAGACGTAATTTTTATCGAAGCTCCAAAATTCGGGTCAGAACCGTATTTAATAGAAATCGGTGACCGCACAAAAATCACTGCAAACTGTACTTTCATCAATCATGATGGCGCAATGTACGTGATCCGCTCCATGGAAAAATACCGGGATGCCCGAAATTTCGGACGAATAAAAATTGGTAAAAACTGCTTTATTGGAAACAATTGCACGATTCTTCCCGGCGTTGAAATGGCCGACAATTGTATTTTGGGCGCCGGTTCAGTTTTGAATTCATCAACTCCACCGAACTCGGTTTTTGCTGGAGTTCCGGCAAAATTCATTTGCACTGTTGAAGAATACGGTGATAAAGCTTTGAAAAACAATGTGATTTACGCGAGAGAACTGGAAAATATCCGTCCAAATTTAGATGCTTATATTAAAGAAAATTTACCGCATACGTACAAACCAGTAAAATAA
- a CDS encoding glycosyltransferase — MAAKKKILIRIGSLRHGGAEKVLVTLLKNLPKDQYEIDLLLNLHSGKYLAEVPSWITVLYLNKGEMITTNRLQDLPVKAFRVLYQKVLKMFPKIFYQFILKGKKYDIEFAAIHGMRDEILNSPLKSSKKIIWIHNDLKKTEFHHYTDEEIRKFFGFDKIMVISEKIQHDFGNLAATEKEKQKIVRIYNPLDTEEILVKSKAGSWKLEVGSRNLKDEIPVFISVGTVFPQKGFDRLLKVHKRLLDEGFSHKILILGDGYDFENIKKLKEELGVSETATLLGFTDNPYPYFKEADYYILSSRYEGFPTVLFEAITLKKKIIATDVSGVREMLEDGKLGLIVDNSEDGIYDGMKKALQNPEDFKAYSAQLENYEMPFNLENSINAIIRIMDEL; from the coding sequence GTGGCTGCAAAAAAGAAAATCCTCATCAGAATTGGCTCTCTCCGTCACGGGGGCGCAGAAAAAGTACTGGTGACTTTGCTGAAAAATCTACCGAAGGATCAATATGAAATCGATCTTTTATTAAATTTACATTCAGGAAAATATCTCGCCGAAGTCCCAAGCTGGATTACTGTTTTGTATCTGAACAAAGGTGAAATGATTACCACCAACCGACTTCAGGATTTACCGGTGAAAGCTTTTCGGGTTTTGTATCAAAAGGTTTTGAAAATGTTTCCTAAAATTTTTTACCAATTTATTTTAAAAGGGAAAAAATACGATATTGAGTTTGCAGCCATTCATGGAATGCGCGATGAGATTTTGAATTCTCCTTTAAAATCATCAAAGAAAATTATTTGGATTCATAATGATTTAAAGAAAACCGAATTCCATCACTATACCGATGAAGAAATCCGGAAGTTTTTCGGCTTCGATAAAATCATGGTCATTTCTGAAAAAATACAGCACGATTTCGGAAATTTAGCGGCGACAGAAAAAGAAAAACAGAAAATTGTCAGAATTTATAATCCTTTAGATACTGAAGAAATTTTGGTGAAGTCAAAAGCTGGAAGCTGGAAGCTGGAAGTTGGAAGTCGGAACTTGAAAGATGAAATTCCTGTTTTTATTTCGGTAGGAACCGTTTTTCCGCAGAAAGGATTTGACCGGTTGCTGAAAGTTCACAAACGACTTTTGGATGAAGGATTTAGTCACAAAATTCTCATTCTGGGCGATGGTTATGATTTTGAAAACATCAAAAAACTAAAAGAAGAACTAGGCGTTTCTGAAACCGCTACTCTTTTGGGGTTTACCGATAATCCTTATCCTTATTTTAAAGAGGCTGATTATTATATTTTAAGCTCGAGATATGAAGGTTTCCCGACGGTTTTGTTTGAAGCCATTACTTTAAAAAAGAAAATTATTGCGACAGACGTTTCCGGTGTCCGGGAAATGCTGGAAGACGGGAAACTGGGCTTAATCGTAGATAATTCGGAAGATGGAATTTATGACGGCATGAAAAAAGCACTTCAGAACCCTGAAGATTTTAAGGCGTATTCTGCACAACTGGAAAATTATGAAATGCCGTTCAACTTAGAAAATTCGATCAATGCAATCATCAGAATTATGGATGAATTATAA
- a CDS encoding serine acetyltransferase has protein sequence MSEKTTLQKDFYRESGKWLSTFQIWMKCFSPNLHFIYLLRTTQKYPKNTFLGKIWRLILRHYQIKYGFQIYPETQIGEGLYLGHWGTLVINPKVKIGKNCNIAQGVTIAQANRGKNEGVPEIGNEVWIGPNAVIVGNIKIGNNVLIAPNAYVNFDVPTNSVVIGNPATFSMKENATSNYINNKIS, from the coding sequence ATGTCTGAAAAAACTACCCTTCAAAAAGATTTTTACCGGGAAAGCGGAAAATGGCTTTCTACATTTCAAATTTGGATGAAATGTTTCAGCCCCAATCTGCATTTTATTTATCTTTTAAGAACCACCCAAAAATATCCGAAAAATACTTTTTTAGGGAAAATATGGCGTTTGATTTTGAGACATTATCAAATTAAATATGGCTTCCAGATCTATCCGGAAACCCAAATCGGCGAAGGATTATATCTTGGTCACTGGGGAACTTTGGTCATCAATCCGAAAGTGAAAATCGGCAAAAACTGCAATATTGCTCAAGGCGTTACGATTGCACAGGCGAACCGCGGCAAAAATGAAGGCGTCCCCGAAATTGGCAACGAAGTCTGGATCGGTCCAAATGCTGTGATTGTTGGGAACATCAAAATCGGCAATAATGTTCTGATTGCTCCGAACGCTTATGTAAATTTCGATGTACCAACAAACTCAGTTGTAATAGGAAATCCCGCCACTTTTTCAATGAAGGAAAACGCTACTTCCAACTATATTAATAACAAAATTTCCTAG